CGGACCGGGATGCCAACCACCAGAGCGAGCTGCGCATGGTGCTGCGGACGGCGCTGGCCAGGCTCACCGCGCGGCAGCGCGCGGTGGTGGTGCTGAGGTATTTCGAGGATCTGCCCGAGCAGGAGGTCGCACGGGTGCTGGGCTGCTCCGTCGGCACGGTCAGGAGCACGGCGCACAGGTCGCTGGCCCGCCTGCGCGAGATAGCCCCCGAGCTGGCCCAGGAACTGGAGGTCGTCAAGTGACCAGGCTGCTGCGCGACACGCTGCATGAATGGGCCGACGAGACCAGGGTGCCGCACGACCTGGCCGACCGGGCGCTACGGAGGCGCGCCTGGAAGCCCGTCGGCATGGTGGTGCTGGCCGTGGGGCTGGTGGCGGCGATCGCCGTGTCCGCCGCCGTGGGCCTGGGAGCCGCACAGAACGCGGCGGACACCGTACGCCCGGCCAGCGGCATCACTCTGCCCGCCCGCCCGTCGCCCGCGCCGACCGACGTGCGGACCGACACCGAGCACAGCCCGCCGGCCAAGCTGATCGCCGCAGGTCGCATGGCCGTGTCCGCCTACTACACCGACAGGCGTGAGCAGCTCTCGGAGAAGGAGCAGCGGATCAGGCGCACCTGGTCGCTGTACGACCCGCGGACCGACGGCTACGAGGAGACCCAGTGGGCCTGGGTGGACGTGGCTCCGGGGCTGCAGGTCGCGGCCGTGCTGGAGGGGGACCTGATCAGCAAGCGGCTGGGCATCCTCGACATGAACACCCGGCAGGTCCTGAAGTGGTTCGACCTGGAGCACCCGGTGGGGTCGGTCGCGTGGTCGCCTGACGGCACCAAGGTCCTGGCCACCGCCTACTCCAGCTACCCCGACATCCTGGAGGGCAAGGGTAGCCAAGTGGCCGCCCGGCCCGGGACCAGCCCGCGTACCGGCTACTACATCGTGGACGTCGAGGCGGGCACGGCCGACTACCACGAGCTGCCGCCGATGACCGACCAGATGAGCCCCGACCAGAAGATCTTCAACATGAACGGCCGTCAGGACCTCGGCTGGAGCCTGGACGGCACCATGCTCTGGGCGCCCACGGCCACCATGCCGGACCGGGTCTTCTACACCCTCGACGGCGAGCAGCGCGAAGCGCCCGAGGGGGCCCGGTACGTGGATTACTCCCGCATCTCGGCGACCTCGCCGAACGGCCGCCTGGTCCTCGGCCCCGACGGGTTGCCGACCAAGGTCACCGATGCCGCGACCGGCCAGGTCGTCGGGCAGCAGCGGGTGCTCCAGCTGCAGGCGTGGGCGGACGACGACAACATCATCGCGCTGGGCTGCGCCGGGGCGTGCAAGAGCGAGTTCAACAACGGGCTGGTCCTGGTGAGCGTGGACGGGAAGCGGATGACCCAGCTCGGCGCCAACCGTGACTCCGAGAAGGACGGCGCCTGGCGATGGGTGCTGACTCCTAGGTAACTAGACCGATCGTTCTCGAATGTGTTAGCTTGTCGCCGTGGCGAGAAGCAAGGAGTTCGATCCCGAGGTCGTGTTGCAGAAGGCGCTCGAGCTGTTCTGGGAGCGCGGGTACGAGGCCACGTCGATGGCGGACCTCGTGGAGCACCTCGGGATCGCTCGGGCGAGCATCTACGCGACCTTCGGCGGCAAGCACGAGCTCTACCTGAAGGCGCTGGAGCGCTACCTGGAGCAGCACAACGTGGTCGAGCGGCTGTCCCGGCCGGGGCCCGCGCTGCCCGCCGTCCGGGCCTTCCTCGACTCGTACGTCGCGGAGTGCCTGGCCGACGAGCAGCGGCGGGGCTGCATGGTGGTGAACACGGCGGTGGAGTTCGCCTCGCGCGACGCCGCCGTGTCCCGCAAGGTGACGGAGAGCTGGGCGGGGCTGGAGACCATGCTGGCCGCCACCCTGGTCAGGGCGCGCGCCCAAGGGGAGATCCCGCCGGAGAAGGACCCGTACGCGCTGGCCAGGTTCCTGCTCGTGCTCCTTCAGGGCCTCAGGGTGCTCGGCAGGGCCGATCCGGACCCGCGCCGACTGCGTGACGCGGTCGAACAAGCCATGGTTGCCGTGCAAATTTGAGAACGATTGGTATGGAATACATGAACCGTTTCGAAGGCAAGGTCGCTGTGGTCACCGGTGCGACCGGCGTCCTGGGGCGTGCCGCCGCGCTGGCGTACGCGCGAGAGGGCGCGGCGGTGCTGGCCGCAGGCCGCGACGCCGCCAAGCTGGCCGACGTCGTGAAGCTGATCGAGGAGGAGGGCGGCCGGGCGAGCGCGTTCGCCGTGGACGTCACCAGCTCGGCCGAGGTAGCCGCCATGGTCGAAGCGGCGCTCGCCCGGTACGGCGGGCTCCACGTCGCGCTCAACGCGGCCGGGATCTTCGGCATGCTGGCGCCGCTGGCCGACTACGACGAGGACACCTGGGACCAGGTGCTCGCGGTGAACCTCAAGGGCGTGTTCCTGTCGATGAAGCACGAGATCGAGCACATGCGCGCGTACGGCGGGGGCGTCATCGTCAACGTCTCCTCCAACCTAGGCGCGCACTGGCGGCTGCCCGGTGCGGCCGCGTACGCCGCCTCGAAGGCCGGGGTGAGCTTCCTGACCCGCACGGCGGCCCGTGACCACATCGCCGACGGGGTACGGATCAACGCCGTCAGCCCCGGCCCGATCGACTCGCCCATGTCGATGCGCCCCGGCGAGACCCCGGAGCAGCGGGACGAGCGCATGAAGGGCGCGCTGCCGATCGGCCGGGTCGCCACGCCGGAGGAGGTCGCCGCCGCGGCGCTCTGGCTGTCGTCGCCGGAGTCGAGTTTCGTCGTCGGCCAGGACCACGTGATCGACGGCGGCGCCACTGCCTGATGGCATGACGATCAGCACTCATACATTCATGCAACATAGGGTGCAGCATTTTTTGCTGCACCCTCTGCTGTACATTTGGCTGCATGAGTGTTCGCAAGAGCGTCCCGATGGGACCTGAGGATGTCAACACTCTGGAGCGCATGCACGCTCCTGTCAGCCCCGAGCGCCAGGCCCTGGCGCAGCTCACCGGCCAGGAGTTGAGCGCCAGCGCCTCAGACGCAGAGATCCTCGCCGCGTTGGTCCGCGCAGGACGGGATGCCGTCACTCATCAGGTGGCAGCCACCGGGTATGCGGCGTGGGCGGCCGAGATGGACGACGAGGACCACGCTTACCGCACCGCTCGCCGTGGCTGGGACCGCGGCAACGCGATGGGCGGTGGAACGCGAGCGTGAACGCTGCCCCCAATATCGTCCCCGTCCGCGGCCGGATTTATCGAGCCGATCTCGGTTTCGGGCTTAAGCCATGGCTCGTGGTCTCCAACAATGCCCGCAACAACGCCATCGATGATTGCCTGGTAGCGCGGATCACCACCACTCGCCGCGATCTGCCATCCTGGGCCGCCCTGCGCGCTGGTGACCCACTCGCCGGCTACGTCAACTGCGACGACCTTGGCCCTCTGTACCGAGACCAGATCGTCGCCGATCTAGGGGCGCTCTCGATGCCCACGATGATGGACGTCGGCCGGGCGCTACAGCACGCCTTGGCTCTTTGACCTGCTCCCCGCCCTAAAGGGACGGGAATTCCCGTGCCGCTATGCGGCAGCTCGTGCCGCTTGCGCGGCTCGTGCTGTGGAACGGGGTGCTTGACGTTTCGCGGACCCAGATGGGTCTCCACGCCCTGAGACGACCAGCCCGGCCGCCTGTCCTTTGGCCTTGATGTTCCTGGCCCCGACGATGTCGGCGTGCCCGGTGTGCCCGCAAGAAGTGCAGGAGAAGATCGCTTGGCTCTTGCGGCTCTTCTCGTCTACCTTCCCGCACGCAGGTTCCGGGCACGTCTGGGACGTGTACGCGGGGTCGATCTTATGGATGACGCTGCCGGTGTAGCGCGCCTTGGCGCGCAGAGCGACTTCCAGGCCGTACCAGCCCTTGTCGAGAATCGCCTTGTTGAGCCCGGATTTCGCGGCCGCGCCGTTGCGCAGGAACCTGCCCGGTCGGCCGGGGTCGGGCTTGGGCTTGACGGCCGCGCTCATGCCCTTGGTGTCCAGGTCTTCGATGACCACGTGCCCGTACCTGCGGGTGAGCCGGTGCGCGGCTTGGGCGTTGAAGTCAGCGCGCCGCCACCGCACTCCATGAACCCGGTGAAGAGCGGCACGAAGATCACACACAGCACGCCGTAAACGCGTAGGAACACCGCCGGCTCCTGGATCTACGAACTGACCGGTTGGGGCGCTGAGCTGGAGCCCATCGTCACCAACCTCGCCCGATGGAGCAGCCGCTCTCCCGCACTGCCACATGACGCCCCGCTGAGCGCCGACTCCGCCGCCCTGTCACTGAAGGCCCTGTTCACGCCGGCCGCCGGCGAAGCGCTCGATCTCATCGTCGGCCTGCGGCTCGGTGAGCACCATTTCCTGCTGCGGATGGACGGCGATGGCCTCCACCTGGCCCGCGTCGACTCCAGCCCGGCACAGGCGGACCTGGTCATCGAGACCAGCCCGCAGGCGCTGGCCGCCGTGCTCGGCCGCGCCCGCACTCTCGACGACGTCCTCACCAAGGGCGACCTCACGCTGACCGGGCCGCGGGCCGCCGCGGAGCGCTTTCTACGCCTCTTCCCACCCCCGGAGCCGGTCACCGGACTTTCCGCGCGTCAAGGGTAAGAGGGGTGGACGTGCGACTCGACATGCGTGCTCGAGCCGCTGCCCCTGACGCGGAGGTACGGCCCGCGCCCCCGCTGCGGAGAGGACGCGGGCCGTACGAGGTGATTCTCAGACCCGGCTGATACGGACCGCGTCAGCGATCACGAGGCCCGTGCCCGAGGTCCAGCGGCTCACGCCGACGGCGTTGTAGGTGCCGGCGTTGAGCGAGAAGGTGCCGAGGCTCTTCCAGGCCCCTCCTCCGGAGCGTTGGTCGACGTAGACCGTCTGGTTGCCGCCCGACGCCGCCACGATGTACGGCGCCGAGCTGTTGTATCCGGGATCGTCCGGATACCAGACCTCGACCCGGTACGTGCCCGCGCTGGGGATGGTGGCCGAGTACCACGCCGGGTCGCTGGTGGCGAGGGGGTCGGCGAAGCGGTAGTCGGCGCCGTAGCGCTGGCTGGAGTAGGTGGAGGTGCCCCAGTTCGTGCTGGCGGTGAACTGGCCGGAGGTGCTGTTGTCGATGGTCGTGGACCACGACGGGGTGCTGCCACCGGTCACGTAGTTCATGTACGTGGTCCAGTTCCAGTACGGGCCCGGGTCGGTGTGGTCGGAACCGGGCACCTCGACGTGCCCGATGATGTGGGTGCGGTCCTTGGGGATGCCGTACTTGTCGCAGATTGCCCTGGTCAGGGCCGCCGATGCCCGGTACATCGCGTCGGTGAACCACGAGGCCTGGCTGACATAGCCCTCGTGCTCGATGCCGATGGACCTGGTGTTGTAGGTCCAGTTGCCGGCGTGCCAGGCGATGTCCTTCTCACGCACCATCTGGGTGATGGCGCCGTCGGAGGACCTGACCACGTAGTGGGCCGAGACCTGCGCGCTGGAGTTCTGGAACCAGGAGATGGTGCCGGCGTACGAGCCCTGGGTGACGTGGATGATCACCCGGTCGATGGCGTAGCTCGACGGCCGGCTGGAGGCGGTGTAGTTGCTGGAGCTGGCGGCCACCCAGGACGCCGGCGGGTAGTCGGCGCTGGCCACCTGGGCCTGCGCGTTCAGCTGGGGGGCCGTGGCGAGGTCGCCGCGGTCGGCGGTGACCTCCTGTGGCTTGACCCGCACGCCGCTGGTGTCGATGCCGAGGCCGAGCTGCTCGTACACGGCGTCGGCGTAGAGCCGGGCCGTCTCGGGCGAGGAGGCGTTGCCGTACTTGGCCACGGCCTGGTACCAGCGGCCGACGTCCTTCCTGGCCGTCTCGTCGAGGCCCAGCGCGTCGGCCTGGGCACGCAGCACGGCCGCGCCGCCGAGGATGTTCGCCTCGTCGTCGGCCTTCAGCTTGTCGACCGGGAGCTTGGTGAGCTCGGCGGCCTTCTCGAGCGAGTGGTTGGTCGGGTTACTGACCAGGTGCATGACGCCGTAGCCGTTGCTGGCACTGGGCTGGCCCTTGTGCCCGTCGAGGTGGGTCTCGGCGTAGGCGAGCGAGACGAGCAGGTCGCGGGGCACGTCCTGCGCGGCCGCCGCCTTGGCGAAAGCGGCTTGGAGCGGGCTGTCCTTGGTCACCGCCAGCGCGGGCTGGCCTGCGGAGATGAGAAGGGCGGCGAGGGTTGAGGTAGCGAGAGCGGCTAATCCCGTACGGGCGGGGGTCATCGGTGCTCCTCGTAAAGGGGGGACGGCTGCACCGTAAGACATCTCCTGACATATGTCGATAATTGACATTACTCGGGAGTTAGGTGAAACTTTTCGCCCTCATTTGGGACGCCGGTGGATCTCAGAGAAGAAAACTATTGCGCTTTCCGGTGATCGCGCTGAAACTTCTCTTCGTGACCGCGCTCGTGCGTACCGTACTGGCGGCCCTCACCGCCGCACTCGTCAGCATCGTGGCCCCCACCGCCTCCCCAGCCGCCGCCATGGCCTGCGCGACCGATCCCGCCACCCCGAAGCGGCAGCTCAGGGCCATGTGGATCTCATCGGTCGCGAACATCGACTGGCCCAGCCGCACCGGGCTGAGCGCTTCGGCGCAGCAGGCCGAGTTCCGCGCCTGGCTGGACCTGGCCGTCCAGAAACGCATGAACGCCGTCGTGGTGCAGATCAGGCCCACGGCCGACGCGTTCTGGCCGTCACCGTACGAGCCCTGGTCGCAGTGGCTGACCGGCACCCAGGGCGGGAACCCCGGGTACGACCCGCTGGCCTTCATGGTCAACGAGGCTCACGCCCGCAACCTGGAGTTCCACGCCTGGTTCAACCCGTACCGGGTCGCCAACAACGACGACCCGAGCAAGCTCGTGTCCACGCATCCGGCCCGGCAGCACCCCGACTGGCGCTTCGCGTACGGCGGGAAGCTCTACTACAACCCCGGCATCCCCGAGGTGCGGGACTTCATCGAGGACGCGATCATGGACGCCGTCTCCAAGTACGACGTGGACGGCGTGCACCTCGACGACTACTTCTACCCCTATCCGGTGAGCGGCCAGACCATCCCCGACTCCGCCGCGTACGCCCAGTACGGCGGCTCGTTCACCAACGTCGGCGACTGGCGGCGCAACAACGTCAACCTGCTCGTCCGCGAGCTCGACCAGCGCATCCACGCGGCCAAGCCGCACGTGTCGTTCGGGATCAGCCCGTTCGGCATCTGGCGCAACGCCGCGACGGACCCGCTCGGCTCGCGTACCTCGGGGCTGCAGTCGTACGACGCGATCTACGCCGACAGCAGGCAATGGGTGAAGCAGGGCTGGGTGGACTACCTGTCGCCCCAGATCTACTGGAACATCGGTTACTCCGCGGCCGCGTACGAGGTGCTCACCGCCTGGTGGTCCGACGTGGTCCGGGGGACCGGCGTGCAGCTCGTCGTCGGCCAGGCCGCCTACCGCGCCGGGGCCTCCGGGCAGGACGCGGCCTGGCAGGACCCGGCGGAGCTGAGCGACCACCTGACCGACAACCGGCAGCATCCCGAGGTGGTCGGTGACATCTTCTTCAGCGCCAAGGACGTCAAGGCCGACCGGATCGGGGCGATCACCAAGCTGGTGAACACCCACTACTCGCGGCCCGCGCTGTTACCGGCCCGGGGTTCGTCGGCCGCGCCGTCCGCGCCCGCGCTCACCTCGGCCGTCCAGGGCTCGAACGGCGTCCAGCTCGCGTGGACGGGCTCGGGCACGTCGTACGCGGTGTACCGGGTGGCCGGGGCACAGTCCACGGCGGACCCGTGCTTCTTCGCCGACGCCCGGAACCTGATCACCACGACCCGGCAGACGTCCTTCACGGACACGACCGCCGCGTCCGGGTCCTACACGTACTACGTGACAGCGCTCACCGGGACCCACCAGGAGAGCTCGCCCAGCGCGGGCAAGGCGGTGGGAGGAGGAGGCTCCGCCTTCAGCGTGGTGGTCGACAACTCCGACGCGGGCTTCACCGCCGGCTCGAACTGGGGCACGTCCACCTACTCCTCGCAGCTGCACGGCATCGACTACCGCTTCGCCAATCCGGTCTCGGCCAGCGACCCCGCCTGGTATCAGGCGACCATTCCGAGCGCCGGGAGCTATCGGGTGGAGGTGTGGTATCCGGCCAACTCCGGGTACAACAGCGCGACCCCGTACATCGTCGCGGCCTCCGGCGGCAACCAGACGGTCACCGTGGACCAGCGCAGCGGCGGCGGGCAGTGGCGGGTGCTGGGGACGTACACGCTGGCGGCGGGCACGTACAACGTGGTCGGGGTGAGCCGCTGGACCTCCACGACGGGCTACGTGATCGCCGACGCCGTACGCATCACCAAGACATAGCCGTCAGGGGACGATGATCGTACGATGGGCCGGTGGACGGTGTCCGTCCGCGGCCCATCGACGCGGTCGCGGCCCTCGTCGCTGGGGGCTTGACGCTGGCGACCGGTTACACCGGTCCGGTCCTCGTGGTCCTGCTGGCGGCGGCGGTGCCGGTGCTGTGGATGCGCAGGATGCCGCTCACCGTCGCCTGGACCAGTGCGGGCACGGCGGTCGCCCTCCTCGTGCTGGCGGTGGCCGTGGGCGTGCCGCCGCCGGCCGGGGCGCTGATCTGGCCGCCCACGTGCGCGTTCGCCGCGTACGGCGCGATGGCGTACGCGGGGGAGCGCCGGCGTGCCGCCCAGCGGTGGCTGCCGGTGATCGTCCTGGCCCTCGCCGTCCTGGCCGTCCCCGACCGGCTCCCCCTGATCCTCCGCACCGACACGGCGATCGCGCTGGCCGCTCTCTACGGCATGTACGTGGCCGTCAGCGAACGTCTGCGCCGCGAACTGGCCGAGCGGGCCGAGCGGCTGGAGCGCGAGCGGCTGGCGGGTGAGATGCACGACGTGGTCACCCACCGGGTCAGCCGGATGGTGCTGCAGGCCGGAGTCCTGGCCATGACGTCGGGCGACGAGCGTGCCAGGGCGGTCGCCGAGGAGTTACGCGCCACCGGGGGCGAGGCGCTGGAGGAGCTGCGTCACATGGTGCTGCTGCTCCGGCGCGGCACAGGAGAGGGGTTCGACCTGGGGCTGCCCCTGCCCGACCTGCGGCCGCTGGTCACGGAGTCGGCGCAGGCGGGGGTCCCGGTGGAGCTGGCGGTGGACGGGACGCCGGTGCCCGTGGCCGGCTGTGTGGGGCGTACCGCGTACCTGCTGGTCCAGGAGGCCCTCGCGAACGTCCGCAAGCACGCGCCCGGCGCGGAGGTGCGGGTGCTGGTCCGTTACCTCCCCGGATCGGTACGGATCACCGTCCGCAACACCCCTGGCCGGCCGGCCGCCTGGATCGCATCCGGCGGGCCTGGCATGGGGCTGCTGGATCTGCGGCAGCGGGTGGAGCTGGCCGGCGGCACCCTGGAGGCCGGCGAGGACGACGACGGAGGCTTCCGCGTCGAGGCCGTCCTGCCGGCCTCGTAGGTCAGCGCCAGTCGCCGATGATGCGCTGGAGGTCGGCGGCGGCCTGCTCCAGGTCGAACCCGGGAAGGGCCTCGCTCAGGAGGGCGTCGACCTGGCGGTCGGCGTCGGCGTATGCCAGGTCGAGGGCCGCCACGACCTCCTCCCCCAGGTCATGGCTGCTCATGCGTAGGGCGCGGGGGGCGAGGGAGACATTCAGCACGCTGCCTTCGGGATTCACGGACGCCTCGACGTGGCCCGACCGGCCCTTGGCCGTACCGACGATCTTGTCGATGTCCTCTTGGGTCGCCTCCAACGCGTCCAGCATCTGCGCGCCCTCGCGGGCGGGCCCGTCCACGTCCCGGACGCCGAAGTCGTTCTCCGGATGGAACACGCTGTGCCTCTTAGATCAGATCGCGGATGGCCTGCTCGCCGCGTGCGCGGACGAAGGTCTCGTCGAGCGGCTCGGGGAGGGCGTCGGCGCGCCTCGACGCCTCGTCCGCGATCTCCTGCGCCTGCCGTGTGGCGTCGGCCTGGGCCGTCTGGAGCACCGCGGTCACCACGCGGCTGAGTTCCCGCTCGTTCATTCGCAGCGCCCGCGGGTCGATGTTCAGCCCCGTCACCCGGCCCTGACCGTTGGCGGTCGCCGACACCAGACCGTCGGCGCTCTCCGCCCGCCCCTCGAGCTGGCCGATCGCCGTCTGCGCCGCGTGCAGGTCACGAATCACCTCCTGACAGCGTTTCGTGTACTCGGCCAGGAATGCCGCGTCTTGCTCTGGTGCGGGTACAGGCATGTCGACTCCATGCGGATTTCAGTGAAGGGGGCCCGGCTTCCGCTTGACCGACGACGCTCTCGGCGCGATCTCGGTGAACCGGGTGGTCTATCTGCTACTGACCCAGGCACTCGGTCATCGCTTCGCCTACCTGGTCGTGGCCGATGCCGGACGATGTTACGAGGCCACTCTTCCGTTCTTCTTCCGTTTTTCTTCCGTTCCGCACGCGGTTCCGTGAGACGTAGATCTCATGAATGGGAAGTTGCCTGTTGTCCAGATTTGTCAATGTATGGTCAATGGGCATGACGGGATTGGAGATCGCTCTGGGGGCTGTGGGGCAGGACGCCTCCCGGATCAGAACCCACGCAGAAGAGCACAACGCCGCGCTCAACCCTCTCGTGCAACGGGGGGACGGAGTCTCGTCCTGGGGGGACGACGGCATGTTCGGCATGTTCACCGCCATTTACGCGGATGCCCGCGAGACCTCGATGGCCGCGCTCACGGCCCTGTCCACGACGGTCGGCGAAACCGGCGACGGGCTCGCCCGCGTGGTCCGGAACACCTCCGAAGCTGAGGCCGCCAACGCGCAGAACGCCGATGGCATATGGCGGTGATGCTCGACCCGGTCGCAGCCGGGATGATGCAGATGATCGGCCACTGGCCGAACATCAACGAGGACGACATGCGGGCCGAGGCCGGCGCCACGCGCAACGCCGCCGCAGCCCAGCTCGCGTCGGCGACACAGGCGGAGACGACGGTCCGCGGCGCGCAGCAGAACTACCGCGGCGGCTCCGCCGAAGCCATGCAGACCCAGTGGAACAGGCTCGGAGTCAACGGCGGATCCCTCGCGCAAGCCAGTCAGGCCTTGAACGTGGCACCCGCGGGCCTGGAAGGCGCCGCCTCCGTGGTGTCGGCGGTGAAGGTCGTCTCAGGCATGCAGGCGGCGGCCACGGCCGTCTCCGTGGCGAAGCTGCTGGCGTTCGGGGGCGCGGCCGGAGCCTCGTTGGCCGTGGCGCGGATGAGGCTGGCCCAGACCCAGCTCAGGAAGGCCCAGGCCGAGGGCATGGAGATCACCGGCAAGCGGCTGGGGGAGGTGATCGTCAAGAAGGTGACTGGGCCGATGCGCCGCATCCTGGATGACCTCCCCCGTCGGGGCAGCCCCGGCGGGCGCCTGGCCCTGGCCGGACCGCGCGGCGGGATGCCCGTGCGGCCTGCCGGCATGAGGGCTTCGTCCGGCCCCCGCTCGGCCGAGAACGGCATCGCCCGGATGTCTCCCCGCAGGAGCGGCAACGGCCGCCGTGGCGGCTGGAGAAGAAACCGCGGTGGGAACGGCGGCAATGGGGGGCGGGGGTACGAGGTAACGAACGACGGAAGAATTCACGGCAACCCTCCCACCAGCGCGAGGGGAATGTCGAAAGCAGAAGCGGACAGAACGCGGAGGGAGATAGAGAGGAGCATCAACACAAGGGAGAAAGAACTGGATCGGCTCGGCTCTGAGGTCGGGCACGAGGAGAAACTGAAGAGAGAAAAGGACGCCCTCAGGCAGTTCAAGGAGAGCATGCAGCGGCGGGAGTACCACCAGGATCACGGGAGCAGCCCCAGCGCCGGAGGGGGTCAGGATCTCAGTGATTTTGAGAAGAGTATGGGGCGGAAGCCGTACTGGAACGGCGAATACTGGGAGTAGTCGATGCAGACGCAAACAGGCGACGCTCTGATCGAGCGTATTCGCACGCATCCGGCCCACGACAAGATCATGGGCGAGGCCGCCAACGACCTGCTGAGTGAGCTGTATGCGGGATACCCCGTCGAGAACCTCGCAAGGCTCCTTCACAGCGGCGAAGAGGTGGTCGTCGGCGTAGCCTCGTGGCTGCTCTCCGAGCTGGCCGAGCTCGCGGCCCCGATGATGGCCGAGCTCCCGGCCCTGCTGTCCAGCCCGGTCCGCAACACCCGGTACAGCGCGATCACCGTCGCGCTGGAGAACGCCGACGAGCGTCACGGGCCCGTCATCGCGCAGGTCCTGAACCTGTGCCTGGATCCCGACAGCGCCATCCGCTACAAGATGCTGGAGTTCCTGACCGATGCCTCGCTCGAGCAACTCGAGGCAGGGCGGTCGTGTCTGCCCCCCGGCCAGGTCAAGGAGTTGGTCGAGTGGCTGATCCTCCAGGACGGCGAGGAGCCCGACCTGGCCGGCATCGTCATCAGGCTGGAGGCAGGCGACCCGGTGACCCGGCTGTTCGCCGCGGCGGCCGCCGCGAGCCTGTCTGGCGAGGAGGACACGGACCTCCTGGAGCACGCGGCCATGGTCGAGGAAGAGGCGATCCGCTCGTTCGCCCAAGAACGGCTGGAGCGACTGCGCGAGGGCGATCAACGCTGATCGGCCAGGAACGGACGGAAGTCTGACCCGAGCCTCAGACCGCGACGGGCCCGTCGCTCTCCCACCGGATGAGCACCGTCCTGTGCGCGGTCTGCGCGCCGGTGCGCGGGTCGATCGCGAAATCGCCGAACAAGGTGGCCGTCCGCAGATCGGCGGCGGCCGGCCACAGCTCCGCGCGCCGGGTGCCGCCCGCCCGTTCGGCGCAGTGGGCCGCGATGATCGCGGCGGCGACCGCCTGGGCGGCGGGATAGTCGGGCGGCCTCCCGGCCCTTTCCCGGTACGCGTCGAGGAAGTCCCGCTCGGAGATCCCCACGGCCGGCTCGCCCCCAAGACCGGGGAACCACTGCGCGATCCCGTAAACCCCCCGGGGATCACCCACGGCCGTGCCGAACTCCCGCACCCCCGCGGCCACGGCACAGACCACCCGCGAGCGGCCGGCCCGCCCGACGGCCG
The nucleotide sequence above comes from Nonomuraea helvata. Encoded proteins:
- a CDS encoding YbaB/EbfC family nucleoid-associated protein codes for the protein MPVPAPEQDAAFLAEYTKRCQEVIRDLHAAQTAIGQLEGRAESADGLVSATANGQGRVTGLNIDPRALRMNERELSRVVTAVLQTAQADATRQAQEIADEASRRADALPEPLDETFVRARGEQAIRDLI